TTTACTTGGACAAATTGCAGGTGCATTACCACAACGGTCATCAACACTATTTACTTGTATAAGCAATAATACGGATAATATGCATCAACTAAAAAATGCCCTTGAAGAAGAGCAATTCTTTTATAATGCTAGTATCCAAACGGAGCAGCTCCGCTATGAAGAAGCCTATGCGCATCATCAAAAGGAACAAGAATATTACAGTATGGCGAAAGCGCTGAACGAGCAGTTCGAGCAACAGGAGCAACGACAAGCCCGTTTGCAAATGCTGTTACAACAACAACCTTTATATACAGCGAAGGAACAGGAAATACAATTAGCTGAACAAGCGGAGCGTCTTCTTACTTTTGAACAACAGTGTGTAGAATTACGGACTGAGCAAAATCATAAGGAACAACTTTATCAGCAAGCGACAATAAATCATCAAAACGCTTTGGCACAACTAGCAATAGCCCAGCAATTATTTTCAGAGGAAGAAGCGAAAGAACCAGCGCGTCAGCAAATATTGCAACAAGAAATGCAGCTATTAGCGCTGTTACCAAAGTTTGAGGCATTTGAGCGTAATCAGCAACAACTAGAAATAACGCAACAACTTGTTGATAATGCTAAACGTGCAGTAGCAGATAATCTAAACATTTTAGAAAAAGAGCAAACCCAACTTCAAGAGTTAACAACAACCATTGAGCAATATGAAAAACAAATGGAGCCCTATGCGGGTTATTTAGAACAACTTCCAAAGCTTAAAGAACAAGTCACATTATTAGCTCAATTGGAAAAATATGAGCAAGCGAGTGAGCTAGCTGAGCAAGCGTTTCAAAGGGCGCAACAGCTCTATCAAGAAAGTAATAAAGCGCTACAGACTAAGGAACAACAATGGATTACCAGTCAGGCAAGTATTTTAGCAGCCAAGTTAAAAGATGGCGATGCTTGTCCAGTTTGTGGCAGTACAACACACCAATTAACACATAGTGAGCCACTAGCAGTCGTGGATGAAGTGGAGCTGGAAACAATCCGCGCGACAGCTCATGCAAATGAGAGAAATTATTACGAAAAAGAAGCGACAGTCAAAACAACAAAGCAATTGCTTCAAGAGGTGGCTGAACAGGTAGAAGCTAGCCATATATCACTAGCTGATCGTGTAGAACTTACAACTTCATTACAATTCATTGAGCAACAAGTTACTGTTTTAAAAATCGTTAACGATCAACTATCTATCGCACGGACTAAGCTAAAAGAGCAACTGGCAAGAAATGAACAATTGCAACACAAACAAGTCCAGTTAGAGCACTATTTTGCCGAGCAGTCGAATGAATTAATTAAACAACAAGCAATTGTAGAAGAACAACAAAAGTACATTCCTGAACATGTAAAGTCATTGCAACAATTAAAGCAAACAATGGAAGATATAAAATCGCAAAAGAATGCATTACAAGCAGCATGGAACGCAAGTCAGCATAATCTACAAGCAACAAAAGAAGCGTCACATAAGGCAGCTATAGCAGAAGAACTGGCAAAAAAAGCCTATGAGGAATTGCAAAACAAACTGAATGAAAAACGAGAACAATTTGTCACAAGCATGAACAATGTAGGTTTTACAACATATGAAGCATATGCGGCGGCAAAGCGAAGTGTTGTACAAATCGAGGAATTACGTAAAGCGTGCCGGGATTACGCTTTACAACAGCACTCTTTACAGCAACAAATCTTAGATGGAGCACAACATCTTGAAGGAAAAGAGAAGCAAAATTTAACGATATTAGAAGACAAGCTTGAGATGTTACGAGCTACATCTGAAGAAGCATTTAAAATATTGCAACAGACGAAAAATTATGCAACAGCATGTGCTGACTTTATTGTTAAAGTTGATGAAACGGCGAGGGAAATACGGATACTCGAAAAAGAAGCAGGCCGTGTAAAAGAACTTTACACCGTGTTGAATGGTCAAAATCCTAAAAAACTGTCATTTGAGCGTTATATTCAAATCAATTATTTAGATAAGATTACAGCAGCAGCCAATCTTCGTTTATTCCATTTATCAAATGGACAGTTTGCATTGCGGCGCTCTGATCGCTTGGAGAAGCATGCCAAGCAAAGTGGGTTAGGGTTAGATGTGTATGATGCTTATACGGACCAATTAAGAGATGTAAAAACATTATCTGGTGGGGAGAAGTTTAATGCATCATTAAGTCTTGCATTAGGTATGGCAGATGTTATTCAAAGCTTCCAAGGAAATATTCAGATTGAAACGATGTTTATCGACGAGGGCTTTGGTTCTTTAGATGAGGAAGCGTTAAATAAAGCAATTGATACGTTAATTGATTTACAAGATTCAGGAAGAATGATTGGTGTTATTTCACATGTAGCCGAGTTAAAAGCCGCAATGCCAGCCGTTTTACATGTTGAAAAAACGTTAAGTGGGCATAGTACAACACACTTTGAAGTAAAGTAGTGCCAGTCACCCAAACAATTCTAAATAAAACCCACTTGCACTGTGTGGTGTAAGTGGGTTTTGTGTGCCAGTCACTCAAACAATTAAAAGAAGTCAGTGCACCTATTTTCTGCGTGTTGATACGTAAGGTGTTGTCCCTTTTTTTGCAGCGACTACTTTTTTGACAATAGGAATGACAATAGGTGCAAATTTTATAGCGGTTTTCACTACTTTTGATACTTTCATGAATACGACATCTCCTTAGTACTAAATTTTAACGTATAACTCGTACAGCTTGCACAATATTCCAAATGACAATACCTAATGATACGAGTAAATAAATTGCAAATGAAGCAAACCAAATGATAATGAATGTATTCCCATTTGAAGAAGGATCAAACGTGTTCAATGACATTGAAGAAAATATAGAGATAGCAAAGAAAATGATACCCAAGACTAACGGAATCAAGTGAGAAATAAGTGCTCGAATGGAATGTCTTTTGACTTCACTATCTTTTGAAACAAAGTAAACGACTAATGGAACGACAAATGGTGCAATAAAAACACTGAGATAACTAAACGCAGATAAAACTTTTTGATTCTCCATAATTGTTCCTCCCTTTTTAATATTTACGCATAGAAAGCGTAAAAGTTTCAAAAAAATAATTGAGGAAAAGGTTGTAATACCAAAGGTGTTTGCGTACAATGAGGGTGTTCAATAAAAATGAGATGTAACGACCACAAGGGGAGCTGATGATGTCAGCTGAGACTGGGCACGTAATGCCTTTACTCTTTGAACCTGTAAGTTAACACTTGCGTAGGGATGTGGATAGAAACCGACACTTTTACGATGTGAGGCTCTGTCCTGGCATCGTTTTTTTATGCCGGATTGAGGTGCACATCCAAATAATTGTTTTCTATTCCTGCTCTTGTATCCTACATCGGAACAAAGGAGAGAATAATAGTATGGACAAAAAAAGATTACTCATGCTGGTGGAGATTGCAATTTTTGCAGCGGTAGGGCTTGTGCTCGATCAAGTTTCTTTTAAAGTATGGGCACAAGGTGGCTCGGTAAGTTTAGTCATGATACCAATTATTTTAATGGCATTTCGTTGGGGTCTTTTGTCAGGGCTTACAACAGGTCTATTAATTGGTGTGCTACAAACAATGTTTGGTGCTTATATTGTGCATTGGCTTCAAGGATTACTAGATTATGGGGTAGCCTTTACTGTAGTAGGTTTAGCGGCAATCGTTCGTGAACCTGTATTAAAAGCCGCAACAGCACTCAACAAAAAGAAAATGGCTCTGTACATAGTGATGGGAACAGTGTTAGCTGGTTTTTTACGCTATCTTGCACACACGATTGCAGGTGCAGTATTCTTTGCGGAGTATGCGGGCGATCAAAATGCATGGATTTATTCAATTATTTATAATGGAACATATATGCTACCAGCAACTATTTTAACAGCTATTGTCGGTGTTCTATTATTTACAGCAGCGCCACAATTAATGCAACGAAAATTATAAATGAATGGAAATAGTATGCTAAGAATTACTTAGTATACTATTTTTTTTATATCGAGAACAATCAGTTTAAATGAACTGTAGAGAAAGGCTGTTTTAATGTCTAAAGACTTTTAAAATCGTCTGTTTTTTCTATGAGTAGCACTTATGAAATGCTATTGGCATAGAATAATTAAAGCTTTTGGCGTTATGCACATAAAAAGTTATGTTATATTAAAGAGTAGATATTAGATGAAAGGGACGTTAAAAATGATTGTAAAAACCCAAGAAGAAATTGAAGCCTTTAAAAAAATTGGTCGCATTTGTGCGGAAATTCGTGAGGCGATGAAAGCAGCTACAAAACCTGGTGTGACAACACTTGAATTAGATGAAATTGCAGGACGCATGTTTGCTGAAGCAGGAGCTATTTCAGGTCCTAAGGGAGAGTATGATTTCCCAGGCTACACTTGTATTAGTGTCAATGAAGAAGTTGCCCATGGTATTCCAGGACAACGTATTATTAAAGAGGGAGATATTGTTAATATTGATGTATCTGGCTCTTTAAATGGTTACTTTGCAGATACAGGTATTTCTTTTGTAGTAGGCGAAGGTTATGAGGATAAAGAAAAACTTTGCCGCGTAGCAAAAAGCGCTTTTGATCGTGCAATGACAAAAGTAAAAGCTGGTTCGAAATTAAACCAAATTGGGAAAGCGGTAGAGCGTGAGGCTTATGCCAATGACTTAACAGTTATTATGAACTTAACGGGTCATGGATTAGGTCGTTCATTGCATGATGAACCAAACCACATTTTAAACTATTACGATGCGTGGGATTCAACAATTATGAAAGAAGGCATGGTGTTAGCTGTAGAGCCGTTTATTTCAGCAAAAGCAGAGCATATCGTTGAAGCTGGTGATGGCTGGACATTTATCACGCCTGATAAATCTTTAGTTGCCCAAATTGAGCATTCGATTATTGTAACAAAAGACAAACCAATCATTTTAACTTCATTAGATGAGCAATAAGACGAAATAAAAAACCTGCTTACCGATTTATTTTTGGTAAGCAGGTTTTTTTTTGACGAATAGAATACCAACAACAAGTACCCCACATAAAAATAAGGCTGCTGTCGTCACAAGCAACTCGTCAAGATGATTATGAAATGCAATGCCAACGAATGCCCAAATGAAAACGCTAGGATAGACAATATCAAAATGATGATAACGTATATGTAAGGCAATCACGACACCAATTGTCAGTAAAATAACTGCCCAAAGTGGATTGCTAAGACCAAAGCCATTCCATTCATAAGAAGTTAACGTAAAACTCGTATTTGTCATCAATAAAAATGTAGACCAAGCAAAGTAAAGTGAAATCGGTAGGCGGCCAGATAATGCATTATTGGAATGTGAGTACGTATTGTAAAGGAAAAATAAGTATAGTACTAACATTACTGTACAGATGAAAAATACTATGAATAATTCATAATGCCAAAATAAAATAGAAATCGCTTGTAAAATACATACATTGCTAAAGAGAACAGTCTGTTTTATAGTTGTCTTTTTAAAATTCATAACTAACCAATAAGCGAGCAAAATGTAAATGACTATCCATATCATATAACTAATATTAATAGGTGCAAACATTACGGGAAAACGATTTGAGATTTCTAACGAAGATTGACCATTTATTTTTATAAAATAGGATGAAAAGGTTAGGATGAGTGAGACAATATACGTTATTGTCATTAAAATAAACTTAGGCAAGGTTTCCTCTCCCTTCGTGTTAAATTGTATAGGGAAAAGACAAATAAGTATAGGACTGTCACAGAATATCTATTTTATTATAGCGGAAAATCCTTACAATGTATCAAGTGAATTTGTTGAAATTATCTACAATTTACCATTTGGATATGCATCCAAATACTTCTTTAGTACAATAGAAATATCCAATTTGAAGGAGTGGAATTTTAATGACCCAAAATCTAAAAAATCTTGACCTATCGATTGAACTAGATAAAAAAATGTATAAAAAGAAATTAAAAGTACTCCAATATGAAATGTTAAATGCACAGCAATTTTTACTAAATAATAAAATCGGACTTATTCTAGTATTTGAAGGAATGGATGCTGCTGGTAAGGGAGGCGCCATTAAACGTCTTATTGAACGGGTAGACCCTAGGGGTTACGTTGTTCATCCAATTTCAGCACCACAGCCTCACGAATTACGCTATAACTACTTGCAACGTTTTTGGAGAAAATTACCGCAGCATGGTCAGATTGCCATTTTCGACCGCTCTTGGTATGGACGAGTGCTAGTAGAGCGTATCGAAGGATTTGCAAATAAGGAAGAATGGTCTCGCGCGTATGAGGAGATTAACAACTTTGAGAAGATTTTAACGGCTGGAGACTACATTGTTATAAAATTCTGGTTACATGTGTCAGACGAAGAGCAATTGAAGCGCTTTAATGAGCGTGCGCAAGATCCATATAAATCATGGAAGTTAACAGATGAGGACTGGAGAAATCGCGAAAAAACACCAGAATATATCGCAGCAGCGAATGATATGTTTGAAAAAACAGACAAGAAAAATGCGCCATGGGTTTTGGTAGCAGGAAACGATAAAAAACATGCACGTGTACAAGTGCTACAAGAAACGCTTGCACATATTGAACGCGAGGCGCAAAAGCGAGGTTTACATTTAACAAATGTTTTAGACAAGTCCCAATTAGAGGATGCAGAATCATCTAGTATGGAACTGTTAGAAATCCAATCAAAAGAACAAGTGAAAAATAAATAAATAATATGATTGATGCTGTGATAACAAGACAGGAGCTGTTTTGGTTGTAGCAGCATCTTTTTTTACATACAATGAACATGTACTGACAATTATCGGAAGGCTTGTGGAGAGAAATGGTGCTAAAAATTTGGAATTTATTAAGGAAAAAGGGTGGAAATGTGGTCTCGATTCAGGGGGAGAAATGCTACGTTCGCACATTCCAAGAAAAAGATGCACAAAGTTTAACGGGTCTTGTAAGTCGAAACAAATATTTTTGGTCTACATATGAACCGTTACAGCGACCTGAATACTATACAGTTGATGCACAGTATAAAAAAATTCAAGAAAGTTTATATTTAATGAGCTCAAAGAGAGAATTTACTTTCGGCATATATGAGCAAGGTACAAATAATTTAATAGGTCACATCGCGTTGTATGCTATCAAACGTTTACCGTATTCAAGTGCCTTTGTTGGCTATGCGATGGATGAAATCTATATAGGAAAAGGAATTGTAACAGAAGCAGTAGAATTGGTTGTACAATTTGCCTTTGAACAAATAGGGCTACATCGTGTGGAGGCGTATGTATCGACTGAAAATAACGCTTCGATTCGGGTGTTGGAGAAATCAGGATTTCAACGAGAAGGCTTATTAAGAAAATTATTGTATATCAATGGACAATGGGTAGATCATTATATGTATGCTCGCCTAGAGCCATCATCATGAATACACAACGAGTTATAATAAAGTGCAAAAAGTGTTAGATGACTGCTATCAATCTAACACTTTTTTGCTGCGCCATTGTTGTCCGCTTCGGCTGTGCTTTCCGCTCAGCACAGTAACCCACAACCCTCTGCTTGCGCGCAGAAAGCCCTCGTCTTACGCAGTGTGCGTTCTGGGCAGGAGTCACCGCCTATGCTACCAACAATTAATGCTCACTTCTAATTAAAGAATGAATAGCTAAGGTTTCGTTAATTGTACTAACACCTTTGTTACATTTTCATTTTTTAGAACCTAAACTAGCAAAATCATTTAACAGCTTCAAAGGTGATGGTTTGATTTCGGTCTGTAGGATATTGCTTATAACAATAATCCGATGAAATAACGATATCTTTAAAGCCAATTTGCATTAAAAGCCTTTTAAATTCTTGAATTCCATACCATTTTAAGGTAAAAATTTCAAATTCGCTTTCGATACATTTGCCTTCTTTCCATTTATCATAACGATGGTGGGTAGTTGTCGTTTGTTCAATATAATTGATTGCAGATTGTGTTATTTGCAATGTAATCAATTCATCTTGCTTATTTGTAAACGTTCGATATTGAGAGCTACCTTCATGAAAATCTGGTTGCAAAAATATATCGACTATCAATCTTCCATTTGGTTCTAAATGATGATAAAAATTAGATAGACTAGTCATAGCTTTTTCATCATCAGTAATTAATAAAAATGTTCCAGTAGGGATAATGATTGCTTCATAAAGTTGATCTGATTGGAATGTCTCCATATTTGCTTGATAAATAGTTGCTTCTTTCTGTGCCTTTTTTAGATTGCCTCGACAGTAGTCTAACATTTCCTCGGATAAATCAAAGCCTTCAATAGCAAAACCTTGTTCAAGTAAAGGAATTAAAATACGTCCTGTTCCAACAGCTGGTTCTAATATTTTTCCTTTGACATGCTGAAGTCTGTCGCTATAATATTCGACATCACCGAATGATGTGCCGATTGGTTTATCTAGGTTATAAACTTCTGCTGAAATCGAATGATAAGTATACATGTTGTCCTCCAATTATTGTTTACTTTTTATAGTATTATTACATAAATTTACCTAATTATTGTGTAAAACGCAAGATATGTTCAATAAAAGGAATGTCTACTACATTATTTACAGCGATATAATTTGCGAAAGCAAATAAAAAATGTGTCTATCATTCGATTATTCGATACGATAGACACATTTTTAATTATATAGAAAGCTTTTCTGCCAAAAACGATGCCTTTGGCGTTAACGTTTTATTTACTACCGTCGTCAATTAAATCAAGGCGACCAGTATTTGGATCAATAACTAAACCGTGAACAGGCACACTATCAACCATTAACGGGTGATTACGAATTGTATCGACACTTTTCTTCACGCTAGTCGCGACATCACCGAAACCGCGTAAGAAATCTTTTAAATCAATACCAGAGTACTCCATCATCTTAATGGTTTCTTCTTTAATACCTCGGTCTACCATTTGGTTAAGCATTGCATCTGGATCAACTGCGCTCATACCACAGTCATAATGCCCAACTACATACACCTCATCAGCTTGCAGTCCATAAACCGCAACGAGTAAACTACGCATTACTGCACCGAATGGGTGACTTACTAAAGCACCAGCACTTTTTACAATTTTTACATCGCCGTTTCTTAAGTTCATCGCTTTAGGTAATAGCTCTACAAGGCGAGTGTCCATACAAGATAAGACAACGATGCGCTTATCTGGGTACTTCGTTGTAATAAAAGGCTCATATTTTTTTTCTTGAACGAAATCTTCATTAAACTGTAAAATATCTTTTAACATTGTCATGAAAGTTTGCTCCCTTCCCTAATGAAATATTTTAGAGCAAAAATGTAAATATGCAAATAATAATGACAATATTCGCGCAATTTTTATGAAAAAAAAAGAAGTTTGGTAAATTATTTAGCGAATCTACTATGACATATTTATAAACGAAAAAAAACAGCTACATAAAGTAGCTGTTTTTATATGATTAATATTTTTCTTTTGGTTGTGGATCTACAGTTACAGAAGATTTGCTATCTAAACCAACTTGTAGATAGTGGATAAAGAATCCCATAGAAATTAATAGTACGGCTGAAAAGCCAAGTACAGTTGTAATGAACATTATAAAAGCTCCTCTCTACTTAAATAATCTACTATATGAACTACTCTAATTATACAATAGGTTGCTAGGAAAATGTAAGGATAATTTATGACATCCATAAGATACCTAGCCTAGAATAATAGTAATAGGACTGACTATTTACTTAAAAGGCCCAGTTGCCATTGCGGAAAATTGGTTCGATTTGACCATCAACAGCAATGCCGTCAATATCCATATTAGCACAGCCAATCATAAAGTCAACATGCGTTAAACTTTGATTTAGACCGTGAGACAGCAATTCTTTTGCTGACATTTCTTTACCACCTTCTATACAAAAGGAATAGGCATTACCTATAGCTAAATGATTAGAGGCATTTTCATCGAATAATGTATTGTAAAATAATAATCCGGATTGTGAGATAGGCGATTGGTGGGGAACAAGTGCTATTTCCCCAAGATACTGTGCACCTTCGTCTGTTGCAACAAGGGATGCTAATATATCTTGTCCTTGCTGTGCTTGTATATCGACAATACGACCATCTTTAAATGTTAATGTAAACTGATCGATAATATTTCCACTATAGCTTAAAGGTTTTGTACTTGAGACAAAGCCATTGACACCTGTTTTGAGTGGGGCTGTAAAAACTTCTTCTGTTGGCATATTTGCCATAAATGCATTGCCATATATATTGACACTACTGCCACCTGTCCAAATATGCTTCTTTGGTAACTCAATCGTTAAATCTGTTCCCGGAGCTTGATAGCGCAAGAACTTGAATTGTTTCTTATTTAGATAGTCGGCTTTGTTATGTAACTGTTCGTTGTGAGTTTTCCAAGCATTAACCGGTTCATCTTGATCTGTGCGTGTAGCAGCAAAGATCGCTTCCCATAATGCTTCTACTTGCTGTTCTTCTGGTAGTTGAGGGAATACTTTGGCTGCCCATTGTTTAGAAGGAGCAGCAATAACTGTCCAGCTAAATTTATCTGCTCGCATCATAGTATAGTAGTTAGCGAGTGCTTGACCTGAGGCTTTTTGGAAAGTCATAATTTTTTCATGATCGATATCCTTTAAAAGGTCTGGGCTTTGTGAAACGATGCTTAAAAAGGCAGCACCTTGTTCTGCAAGCCATTCACGCTCTTGAATTTTCCATGGAGGATAAAAATCAAATGAGTCTTTTGGAGCTTTTTCATAACGTGTGCGCACAAGTCGATCATCTGATAAATCAACAAAAACCTGTTTTGCACCATTTTCATAAGCAATTTTAGTAATTATTTCAGCTAATTTTAAGTTATCGGTCGAACAACTCACATAAAGGAATTGATTTTTCTGGATATTTACTCCTATTTTCACGGCTAATTCGGCATATCTTAGTAATTTTGTGTCAAATGATAATAACAAATTCTTAACTCCTTTCGATAAAAGACAATTTCGTGTATTATTCTTAATTCAATATAATCAAATATGGTCGAAATGTGAATAAAAAGCATTTATTTCATCGAAAAATTAGTGAAATACATTTATACTATATAATATGTTTATTTAAAATATGGAAAATAGGACGAAAATAAGTAAGTATAGAAGATTTGGAGGTTCTAAAATGGATTTATCGTCAGTAGTAGGGATAATTTTAGCGTTTATCGCACTGTTAACAGGGATGGTGTTAAAGGGTGTAAACTTAAGTGCCTTTTACAATCCAGCGGCTATTTTAATTATCATCTTCGGTACAATATCAGCTGTAACAATTGCCTTTC
This genomic interval from Lysinibacillus sphaericus contains the following:
- the map gene encoding type I methionyl aminopeptidase, translating into MIVKTQEEIEAFKKIGRICAEIREAMKAATKPGVTTLELDEIAGRMFAEAGAISGPKGEYDFPGYTCISVNEEVAHGIPGQRIIKEGDIVNIDVSGSLNGYFADTGISFVVGEGYEDKEKLCRVAKSAFDRAMTKVKAGSKLNQIGKAVEREAYANDLTVIMNLTGHGLGRSLHDEPNHILNYYDAWDSTIMKEGMVLAVEPFISAKAEHIVEAGDGWTFITPDKSLVAQIEHSIIVTKDKPIILTSLDEQ
- a CDS encoding SbcC/MukB-like Walker B domain-containing protein produces the protein MKPLKLTITAFGPYKHTEVIDFQQLGEYRLFAISGKTGAGKTTIFDAICYALYGAGSGEDRQDTAMLRSGFAADDVYTAVELVFEMRGKVYHILRQPGHIKAKNKSVTGRKVELAEIKDGKFDFSIVEKQQTNEVDKKLLEIIGLTKDQFSQIVMLPQGEFRKLLTSDSSNKEVILRKIFKTDRFNAMTKKLDIKRKEAEKDVERAQQLKEHLLGQIAGALPQRSSTLFTCISNNTDNMHQLKNALEEEQFFYNASIQTEQLRYEEAYAHHQKEQEYYSMAKALNEQFEQQEQRQARLQMLLQQQPLYTAKEQEIQLAEQAERLLTFEQQCVELRTEQNHKEQLYQQATINHQNALAQLAIAQQLFSEEEAKEPARQQILQQEMQLLALLPKFEAFERNQQQLEITQQLVDNAKRAVADNLNILEKEQTQLQELTTTIEQYEKQMEPYAGYLEQLPKLKEQVTLLAQLEKYEQASELAEQAFQRAQQLYQESNKALQTKEQQWITSQASILAAKLKDGDACPVCGSTTHQLTHSEPLAVVDEVELETIRATAHANERNYYEKEATVKTTKQLLQEVAEQVEASHISLADRVELTTSLQFIEQQVTVLKIVNDQLSIARTKLKEQLARNEQLQHKQVQLEHYFAEQSNELIKQQAIVEEQQKYIPEHVKSLQQLKQTMEDIKSQKNALQAAWNASQHNLQATKEASHKAAIAEELAKKAYEELQNKLNEKREQFVTSMNNVGFTTYEAYAAAKRSVVQIEELRKACRDYALQQHSLQQQILDGAQHLEGKEKQNLTILEDKLEMLRATSEEAFKILQQTKNYATACADFIVKVDETAREIRILEKEAGRVKELYTVLNGQNPKKLSFERYIQINYLDKITAAANLRLFHLSNGQFALRRSDRLEKHAKQSGLGLDVYDAYTDQLRDVKTLSGGEKFNASLSLALGMADVIQSFQGNIQIETMFIDEGFGSLDEEALNKAIDTLIDLQDSGRMIGVISHVAELKAAMPAVLHVEKTLSGHSTTHFEVK
- a CDS encoding polyphosphate kinase 2 family protein — protein: MTQNLKNLDLSIELDKKMYKKKLKVLQYEMLNAQQFLLNNKIGLILVFEGMDAAGKGGAIKRLIERVDPRGYVVHPISAPQPHELRYNYLQRFWRKLPQHGQIAIFDRSWYGRVLVERIEGFANKEEWSRAYEEINNFEKILTAGDYIVIKFWLHVSDEEQLKRFNERAQDPYKSWKLTDEDWRNREKTPEYIAAANDMFEKTDKKNAPWVLVAGNDKKHARVQVLQETLAHIEREAQKRGLHLTNVLDKSQLEDAESSSMELLEIQSKEQVKNK
- a CDS encoding aminopeptidase; its protein translation is MLLSFDTKLLRYAELAVKIGVNIQKNQFLYVSCSTDNLKLAEIITKIAYENGAKQVFVDLSDDRLVRTRYEKAPKDSFDFYPPWKIQEREWLAEQGAAFLSIVSQSPDLLKDIDHEKIMTFQKASGQALANYYTMMRADKFSWTVIAAPSKQWAAKVFPQLPEEQQVEALWEAIFAATRTDQDEPVNAWKTHNEQLHNKADYLNKKQFKFLRYQAPGTDLTIELPKKHIWTGGSSVNIYGNAFMANMPTEEVFTAPLKTGVNGFVSSTKPLSYSGNIIDQFTLTFKDGRIVDIQAQQGQDILASLVATDEGAQYLGEIALVPHQSPISQSGLLFYNTLFDENASNHLAIGNAYSFCIEGGKEMSAKELLSHGLNQSLTHVDFMIGCANMDIDGIAVDGQIEPIFRNGNWAF
- a CDS encoding DUF4870 domain-containing protein is translated as MENQKVLSAFSYLSVFIAPFVVPLVVYFVSKDSEVKRHSIRALISHLIPLVLGIIFFAISIFSSMSLNTFDPSSNGNTFIIIWFASFAIYLLVSLGIVIWNIVQAVRVIR
- a CDS encoding beta-class carbonic anhydrase, with the protein product MTMLKDILQFNEDFVQEKKYEPFITTKYPDKRIVVLSCMDTRLVELLPKAMNLRNGDVKIVKSAGALVSHPFGAVMRSLLVAVYGLQADEVYVVGHYDCGMSAVDPDAMLNQMVDRGIKEETIKMMEYSGIDLKDFLRGFGDVATSVKKSVDTIRNHPLMVDSVPVHGLVIDPNTGRLDLIDDGSK
- a CDS encoding GNAT family N-acetyltransferase is translated as MVLKIWNLLRKKGGNVVSIQGEKCYVRTFQEKDAQSLTGLVSRNKYFWSTYEPLQRPEYYTVDAQYKKIQESLYLMSSKREFTFGIYEQGTNNLIGHIALYAIKRLPYSSAFVGYAMDEIYIGKGIVTEAVELVVQFAFEQIGLHRVEAYVSTENNASIRVLEKSGFQREGLLRKLLYINGQWVDHYMYARLEPSS
- a CDS encoding class I SAM-dependent methyltransferase, whose product is MYTYHSISAEVYNLDKPIGTSFGDVEYYSDRLQHVKGKILEPAVGTGRILIPLLEQGFAIEGFDLSEEMLDYCRGNLKKAQKEATIYQANMETFQSDQLYEAIIIPTGTFLLITDDEKAMTSLSNFYHHLEPNGRLIVDIFLQPDFHEGSSQYRTFTNKQDELITLQITQSAINYIEQTTTTHHRYDKWKEGKCIESEFEIFTLKWYGIQEFKRLLMQIGFKDIVISSDYCYKQYPTDRNQTITFEAVK
- the thiT gene encoding energy-coupled thiamine transporter ThiT → MDKKRLLMLVEIAIFAAVGLVLDQVSFKVWAQGGSVSLVMIPIILMAFRWGLLSGLTTGLLIGVLQTMFGAYIVHWLQGLLDYGVAFTVVGLAAIVREPVLKAATALNKKKMALYIVMGTVLAGFLRYLAHTIAGAVFFAEYAGDQNAWIYSIIYNGTYMLPATILTAIVGVLLFTAAPQLMQRKL